In Solanum lycopersicum chromosome 5, SLM_r2.1, the following are encoded in one genomic region:
- the LOC138348952 gene encoding uncharacterized protein — MSNLSKLEFVALDISGKNYLSWVLDAEIHLAAKGLDATITQGNEASSQDKAKAMIFLRHHLDEGQKIEYMTVKDPLELWTDLKGRYDHLKATVLPRARYDWMHLRFQDFKTVIEYNSVVFRITSQLKLCGETIKYEDMLEKTLTTFHASNVILQQQYREKGFQKYSELISCLLVAEQHNALLMKNHEARPTGAAPLPEENVVEARDQYEVKRDDHWGYNNARGRGKDKRRYTNRQGGGHNKRENNMSSQNNPSKSNCRLCGMKVHWKNECRTHEHFVRLYQNSFKKKGNKSGASSSNARAESYMTLKDDDKPGTSQKYDKDVEANLALKDDVFDGLGYNTHIEVDDFFGDRN, encoded by the coding sequence atgtCGAATTTATCCAAACTTGAGTTTGTGGCATTAGATATTTCTGGAAAGAATTATCTTTCATGGGTACTCGATGCTGAGATTCACTTGGCTGCTAAAGGTCTTGATGCCACTATTACTCAGGGAAATGAAGCATCGAGTCAAGATAAAGCGAAGGCTATGATTTTCCTTCGTCATCATCTTGATGAGGGCCAGAAGATTGAATATATGACGGTGAAAGATCCACTTGAATTGTGGACTGATTTAAAGGGGAGATATGACCACCTAAAGGCAACAGTGTTGCCAAGAGCTCGTTATGACTGGATGCATTTACGGTTTCAAGATTTTAAGACCGTAATTGAATACAACTCTGTTGTATTCAGGATAACCTCCCAATTGAAATTATGTGGGGAGACTATAAAATATGAGGACATGTTGGAAAAGACACTTACTACTTTCCATGCCTCAAATGTGATATTGCAGCAGCAATATCGTGAAAAAGGTTTTCAGAAATATTCTGAACTAATCTCATGTCTTTTGGTGGCTGAGCAACATAATgctcttttaatgaaaaatcatgaagctCGTCCCACTGGAGCTGCTCCATTACCGGAGGAAAATGTGGTGGAAGCACGTGATCAATATGAAGTAAAAAGAGATGATCATTGGGGATATAATAATGCACGGGGACGTGGCAAAGATAAAAGACGATACACTAATCGTCAAGGTGGTGGTCATAATAAAAGGGAGAACAACATGAGTTCTCAAAATAACCCCTCAAAAAGTAATTGTCGTCTTTGTGGCATGAAAGTCCATTGGAAGAATGAATGTCGCACACATGAACATTTTGTAAGGCTCTATCAAAATTCctttaaaaagaaaggaaataaaagtggTGCTTCCTCTTCCAATGCTCGAGCTGAGTCATATATGACTCTTAAAGATGATGATAAGCCGGGAACATCTCAGAAATATGATAAGGACGTTGAAGCAAATTTGGCTTTAAAGGATGATGTTTTTGATGGCCTTGGTTACAATACTCATATTGAAGTTGATGACTTCTTTGGAGATCGAAACTGA